In Cupriavidus taiwanensis, the following proteins share a genomic window:
- the lolA gene encoding outer membrane lipoprotein chaperone LolA, producing the protein MRNRILVSACAALAMFAMQAPAHAAATDQLQSFVTGVKSARGEFTQRQVKGQGANVKVTGTSSGTFVFSRPGKFTWRYTKPYEQLLQADGQTLYIYDKDLNQVTERKLDGALGSSPAAILFGSNDLDKNFVVRNGPTRDGVEWLELTPKAKDTQFERIGIGFKAGNLEAMELRDAFGNTTLLTFTGMQKNPPLAADAFRFTVPKGADVMKQ; encoded by the coding sequence CATGCAGGCGCCGGCCCATGCCGCCGCCACCGACCAGCTGCAGAGCTTCGTCACCGGCGTGAAGAGCGCGCGCGGCGAATTCACGCAGCGCCAGGTCAAGGGGCAGGGCGCCAACGTCAAGGTGACCGGCACCTCCAGCGGCACCTTCGTGTTCTCGCGTCCGGGCAAGTTCACCTGGCGCTATACCAAGCCCTACGAGCAGCTGCTGCAGGCCGACGGCCAGACCCTGTACATCTATGACAAGGACCTGAACCAGGTCACCGAGCGCAAGCTCGACGGCGCGCTGGGTTCCAGCCCGGCGGCGATCCTGTTCGGCAGCAACGACCTCGACAAGAACTTCGTGGTCAGGAACGGGCCGACGCGCGACGGCGTGGAATGGCTGGAGCTGACGCCCAAGGCCAAGGACACGCAGTTCGAGCGCATCGGCATCGGCTTCAAGGCCGGCAATCTCGAAGCCATGGAACTGCGCGACGCGTTCGGCAACACCACGCTGCTGACCTTCACCGGCATGCAGAAAAACCCGCCGCTGGCGGCCGATGCGTTCCGGTTCACGGTGCCCAAGGGCGCCGACGTGATGAAGCAATGA
- a CDS encoding Fe(3+) ABC transporter substrate-binding protein: MKTTIRTLLPRAAALALLTLPLAAAAQEKVLNLYTARHYQTDEALYANFTKQTGIKINRIEGQEDPLLERIRNEGANSPADVFITVDIGRLWRAQQAGVFAPVKSKVLESRIPANYRDPNGEWFGFSARGRVIAYNKAAVKAGDIASYEDLADPKWKGKVCTRSSGHVYNLSLISSLIAHDGEARTEQWARGVAANLARVPKGGDTDQLKAVAAGECDVAIANTYYIARLLKSTKPEDKAVADKLGVVWPNQSSQGVHMNVSGGGMLKHAPNKDAAVKFLEYLASDEAQRYFADGNNEWPVVKGVKVSNPVLEALGEFKSDTINVAELGKYQPQAQKLVDRAGFK, translated from the coding sequence GTGAAAACCACCATCCGAACCTTGCTGCCGCGCGCCGCGGCACTGGCCCTGCTGACGCTGCCGCTTGCCGCGGCGGCCCAGGAAAAGGTGCTCAACCTCTACACCGCACGGCACTACCAGACCGACGAGGCGCTGTACGCCAACTTCACCAAGCAGACCGGCATCAAGATCAACCGCATCGAAGGCCAGGAAGATCCGCTGCTGGAGCGCATCCGCAACGAAGGGGCCAACAGCCCGGCGGACGTGTTCATCACGGTGGATATCGGGCGCCTGTGGCGCGCCCAGCAGGCCGGCGTGTTCGCGCCGGTGAAGTCCAAGGTGCTGGAGTCGCGCATCCCGGCCAACTACCGCGATCCCAATGGCGAGTGGTTCGGCTTCTCGGCCCGCGGCCGCGTGATCGCCTACAACAAGGCCGCGGTCAAGGCCGGCGACATCGCCAGCTATGAAGACCTGGCCGATCCCAAGTGGAAGGGCAAGGTCTGCACGCGTTCCAGCGGCCATGTCTACAACCTGTCGCTGATTTCCAGCCTGATCGCCCACGACGGCGAGGCCCGTACCGAGCAATGGGCGCGCGGCGTGGCCGCCAACCTGGCGCGCGTGCCCAAGGGCGGCGACACCGACCAGCTCAAGGCCGTTGCCGCGGGCGAGTGCGACGTGGCCATCGCCAACACCTACTACATCGCGCGGCTGCTGAAGTCGACCAAGCCCGAAGACAAGGCCGTGGCCGACAAGCTGGGCGTGGTGTGGCCCAACCAGTCGAGCCAGGGCGTACACATGAACGTCTCCGGCGGCGGCATGCTCAAGCACGCGCCCAACAAGGATGCGGCGGTCAAGTTCCTGGAGTACCTGGCCAGCGACGAGGCGCAGCGCTACTTTGCCGACGGCAACAACGAATGGCCGGTGGTGAAGGGCGTGAAGGTCAGCAACCCCGTGCTCGAGGCGCTGGGCGAGTTCAAGTCCGACACCATCAACGTGGCCGAGCTGGGCAAGTACCAGCCGCAGGCGCAGAAGCTGGTGGATCGGGCGGGGTTCAAGTAA